Proteins from one Desulfonema limicola genomic window:
- a CDS encoding DUF4357 domain-containing protein, with product MAAKIIFELRDNRRCVYASAFADNDDSFIVKKGSICFEKKRKNDNFFGLRTKLIDDGILKPLEENKYIFSKNYKFNSPTTAASVIMGGNASGPFSWKLKGSNLNYKEWKNSISK from the coding sequence ATGGCAGCTAAAATAATTTTTGAACTAAGAGATAATAGACGTTGTGTTTATGCTTCTGCATTTGCAGACAATGATGATTCTTTCATCGTGAAAAAAGGATCTATTTGTTTTGAAAAAAAACGAAAAAATGACAATTTTTTTGGGCTTCGTACTAAGTTGATTGATGATGGTATTTTAAAGCCTTTGGAAGAGAATAAATATATTTTTTCCAAGAATTATAAATTTAACAGCCCTACAACAGCAGCATCAGTTATAATGGGGGGTAATGCAAGCGGTCCTTTTTCATGGAAGCTTAAGGGCAGCAATTTAAATTATAAAGAATGGAAAAATTCAATAAGTAAGTAA
- a CDS encoding phosphoadenosine phosphosulfate reductase family protein has protein sequence MDKRDQHTINTKKYLESLYFADERPWVVAFSGGKDSTLLLQLVYEMLSDLKDKAHKNIFVVSTDTCIEPPNISQYLHKTLSIVEEQAKTDLLPLKVIIVQPKPEESFWGNLIGKGYPSPTRWFRWCTSHIKIRPSRRIILEIIHEFGSVILLLGTRKSESRERKKRMDKRDYSTRGLNSHECNQNRTYIII, from the coding sequence ATGGATAAAAGAGACCAACATACTATAAACACAAAAAAATATCTTGAATCCTTATATTTTGCAGATGAACGTCCCTGGGTGGTTGCATTTTCAGGTGGAAAAGATTCAACTTTGCTTTTACAACTTGTTTATGAAATGTTGTCGGATTTAAAAGATAAAGCTCATAAGAATATTTTTGTTGTATCAACAGATACATGTATAGAACCGCCAAATATCAGCCAGTATCTTCATAAGACTCTTAGTATAGTTGAAGAGCAGGCAAAAACTGATTTATTGCCTTTAAAAGTAATAATAGTTCAGCCAAAACCAGAAGAAAGCTTTTGGGGAAACCTGATTGGAAAAGGTTATCCATCACCTACACGATGGTTTCGCTGGTGTACAAGCCACATAAAAATCAGACCATCTCGCCGAATTATACTTGAAATTATTCATGAATTTGGAAGTGTAATATTATTATTGGGAACCAGAAAATCTGAAAGCAGAGAGCGCAAAAAGCGCATGGATAAACGAGATTACAGTACCAGGGGATTAAATTCACATGAGTGTAACCAAAATAGAACATACATTATTATCTGA
- a CDS encoding ISKra4 family transposase, producing MKVINIADRTEHIQQASNVEKYISESKAKFNLIISEVVNSKSLEAHKTESMIFKRLLELGLFLLKLYFASQNQGDYGKTIETAQGQAKRGRTSEKTYFSIFGKIKISRYLYHTDNKTFAPLDILLNLPIRCYSYFLSEMFNLLNIKDAYSEGVIFVKKFFGQQVSISASETISGESSSCYEEFYELGKTLKEHEEKKDYTAVSFDGKGVPMIKKEAAKITGRQGKGKKKQKKKESLVGAKYNINANIRTADDVANNLVYPEKKESETENKQEKAQNIRYIASIAKPKKEVMEEIYDEVKNENFSKTPLLCLMDGSLYLWEQLKTVFKDISNKVCILDIIHVLEYIWLIAHMMYKEGSEDAKKYVYKKLKLILEGKISSYIMELQTEMQKKKWKKKSHQEKFKKVITYFKNHREYMKYDEYLAKGYPIGTGVVESACSHVVKDRMEISGARWGINGAESVLRLRSVVKSKDWDSYWEFFTSQVREKDFIADDYNSLNIKEKVCA from the coding sequence ATGAAAGTGATAAATATTGCCGACAGGACTGAACATATCCAACAAGCTTCTAATGTTGAAAAATATATAAGTGAAAGCAAAGCAAAATTCAACCTTATTATATCTGAAGTTGTAAATAGTAAGAGCCTGGAAGCTCATAAAACTGAATCCATGATCTTCAAACGACTGTTGGAACTCGGTCTTTTTTTGCTGAAACTGTATTTTGCAAGTCAGAATCAAGGAGATTATGGAAAAACAATTGAAACAGCGCAAGGGCAGGCAAAGCGAGGAAGAACGAGTGAAAAGACATATTTTTCAATTTTCGGAAAAATAAAGATTTCCCGATATTTGTATCATACAGACAATAAAACTTTTGCTCCTTTGGATATTTTATTGAATCTGCCGATTCGATGTTATTCATATTTTTTATCAGAAATGTTTAATTTGTTGAATATTAAAGATGCTTATTCAGAAGGCGTTATTTTTGTTAAAAAATTTTTCGGTCAGCAGGTTTCCATTTCTGCATCTGAAACAATTTCCGGTGAGAGTTCATCCTGCTATGAAGAATTTTACGAACTCGGAAAAACACTTAAGGAGCATGAAGAAAAGAAAGACTATACAGCAGTGAGCTTTGATGGCAAAGGAGTTCCGATGATAAAAAAGGAAGCTGCAAAGATTACAGGGAGGCAAGGTAAAGGAAAGAAAAAACAAAAAAAGAAGGAATCTTTGGTAGGAGCCAAATACAACATTAACGCAAATATACGAACTGCCGATGATGTTGCTAATAACCTGGTATATCCTGAGAAAAAAGAAAGTGAGACTGAAAATAAACAGGAAAAAGCTCAAAACATCAGATATATCGCCAGTATAGCAAAACCTAAGAAAGAAGTGATGGAAGAAATTTATGATGAAGTAAAGAATGAGAATTTTTCCAAGACACCTTTGCTCTGCCTTATGGACGGCTCATTGTACCTTTGGGAACAGTTAAAAACTGTTTTCAAAGATATTTCAAACAAGGTTTGTATCCTTGATATTATTCATGTTTTAGAGTATATCTGGCTGATAGCTCACATGATGTATAAAGAAGGTAGTGAGGATGCGAAGAAATATGTATATAAAAAATTAAAACTTATATTGGAAGGAAAAATTTCATCATATATTATGGAACTTCAGACAGAAATGCAGAAAAAGAAATGGAAGAAGAAGTCTCATCAGGAAAAGTTCAAAAAAGTTATAACATATTTTAAAAATCACAGGGAGTACATGAAATATGATGAGTATTTGGCTAAAGGCTATCCAATAGGAACTGGAGTTGTTGAATCAGCTTGCAGTCATGTGGTCAAAGACAGAATGGAAATTTCCGGAGCCAGGTGGGGTATTAACGGGGCAGAGTCAGTTTTAAGATTAAGATCTGTTGTTAAAAGTAAGGATTGGGATAGTTACTGGGAATTTTTTACAAGTCAGGTTAGAGAAAAAGACTTTATAGCGGATGATTATAATTCCCTTAATATAAAAGAAAAAGTTTGTGCTTAA
- a CDS encoding AAA-like domain-containing protein, which translates to MQKKFNDTGLCIPGRHYMVDISGKIEQIFQLVKSGEYFVVNRPRQFGKTTTLMLLSRYLNMKDDYLALNISFEDIDSDTHKNQERFVSEILIMLTNSFKFLNLPEAADFIEQEIETAKSFLSLSRIITRLCRDILADKSIVLVIDEVDKSSDNRLFLDFIAMLRKKYLERDIGHDYTFKSVILAGVHDIKTLKSNIRQDDERRYNSPWNIAVDFEVDLSFNPSEIMTMIEDYAREKGISPEISSIAEKLYYYTSGYPYLVSKLCKFIDEKIIAGRMDKNWYPGDVETSFKMIVDEAYTTTLFDSLIKNLENNKNLYDNVFHIVINGRKIPFNITVPVINLGHLYGIFTPSPEGCKIHNRIFEQRIYSYMITKMLTSNPEHLMSIQPDYYTDHGLNIKLILQKFQTFMKEHYSKHDAKFLEREGRLLFLSFLRPIINGKGFDFKEPNVSEERRMDIVITFLDNRYIIELKIWHGSKYHEQGLKQLSDYLETFSLKQGYLLIYDFNKNKEYKQENISFEDKQIFAVWV; encoded by the coding sequence ATGCAGAAAAAATTCAATGACACAGGGCTGTGTATTCCTGGACGGCATTATATGGTAGATATTTCCGGTAAAATTGAGCAGATATTCCAGCTTGTCAAGTCAGGGGAATATTTTGTCGTCAACCGCCCCCGCCAGTTTGGCAAAACAACAACTTTGATGTTATTAAGCAGATACTTGAATATGAAGGATGATTATCTTGCTTTGAATATCAGTTTTGAGGATATAGATTCTGATACGCATAAAAACCAGGAACGCTTTGTTTCCGAGATTCTCATAATGCTGACTAACAGCTTTAAATTCTTAAATTTACCTGAAGCTGCTGACTTTATTGAACAGGAGATTGAAACTGCAAAAAGCTTCTTGTCTCTCTCACGTATTATAACTAGGCTGTGCAGGGATATATTAGCTGATAAATCAATTGTGCTTGTTATTGACGAAGTTGATAAAAGCTCGGATAACCGGTTATTCCTGGATTTTATCGCCATGCTGCGGAAAAAATACCTGGAAAGGGATATTGGACACGACTATACCTTTAAATCAGTAATCCTTGCTGGTGTGCATGATATAAAAACCTTGAAATCCAATATCCGGCAGGATGATGAAAGAAGATACAACAGCCCCTGGAATATTGCAGTAGATTTTGAAGTGGATTTGAGCTTTAATCCCAGTGAAATTATGACAATGATAGAAGATTATGCCAGGGAAAAAGGCATAAGCCCTGAAATCTCCTCTATTGCTGAAAAACTCTATTATTACACATCAGGTTATCCCTATCTGGTCAGCAAACTATGTAAATTCATTGATGAAAAAATCATAGCCGGCCGCATGGATAAAAACTGGTATCCCGGTGATGTTGAAACATCGTTTAAAATGATTGTTGATGAGGCATATACAACTACATTATTTGACAGTCTTATAAAAAACCTTGAAAATAACAAAAACCTTTATGATAACGTGTTTCATATTGTAATTAACGGCAGAAAGATTCCCTTTAATATTACAGTACCTGTAATAAATCTTGGACATTTATACGGTATATTTACCCCGTCCCCTGAAGGCTGCAAAATTCACAACCGTATTTTTGAACAGCGCATATACAGCTATATGATAACCAAAATGCTGACCTCAAATCCAGAACACCTGATGTCAATTCAGCCGGACTATTACACGGATCACGGTCTGAATATAAAACTTATCCTGCAAAAATTTCAAACCTTTATGAAAGAGCATTATTCAAAACATGATGCAAAGTTCCTGGAAAGAGAGGGACGCCTGCTGTTTTTATCTTTTCTCAGACCCATTATTAACGGCAAAGGTTTTGATTTTAAAGAGCCGAATGTATCTGAAGAAAGGCGCATGGATATTGTTATTACATTTTTGGACAATCGCTATATAATAGAATTGAAAATCTGGCACGGCTCCAAATATCATGAACAGGGTTTGAAGCAGTTGAGCGATTATCTTGAAACCTTTTCCCTGAAACAGGGGTATCTCCTGATTTATGATTTTAATAAAAATAAGGAATATAAACAGGAAAACATTAGTTTTGAGGATAAACAGATTTTTGCGGTATGGGTATAG